One Halococcus agarilyticus DNA segment encodes these proteins:
- the cas2 gene encoding CRISPR-associated endonuclease Cas2 — MVYVIAVYDVQADRTRLFLNYLRRHLVHVQNSVFEGEVTEGELERMRNHVEDLLEPGESTIIYTVSAESYVDRTVFGDDPTEDSQFL; from the coding sequence GTGGTGTACGTGATCGCGGTCTACGACGTACAGGCGGATCGAACACGGCTCTTTCTCAACTACCTCCGACGGCACCTGGTCCATGTCCAGAACTCGGTGTTCGAGGGTGAAGTCACGGAGGGCGAACTCGAACGAATGCGAAATCACGTCGAGGACCTGCTGGAGCCGGGCGAGTCCACCATCATCTACACGGTTTCGGCGGAGAGTTACGTCGATCGAACCGTCTTCGGTGACGACCCGACCGAGGACAGCCAGTTTCTCTGA